The Antechinus flavipes isolate AdamAnt ecotype Samford, QLD, Australia chromosome 4, AdamAnt_v2, whole genome shotgun sequence genomic interval cctGGGCCCAACCGGGCAGGACGAGGCCACAGAGCCAGTTAGTGGACCTTGGTGCCGCTGGGATGGACGGCTGGGTCCGCTTCAGTGCTCAGAGCCAAGCCCGGGAGCGCCTGTGCAGGTGCGAGCGGGATCCGGTGGCGCGAGCGGGGGCAGACAGCTTTGCGGTCAGCTCGGGCTACGGGGGTCAGAAAGGGTCAGCCCCGGGTACGGAGGCCGGGAGAGACCGACCCCTAAGCGAGTGCGCGGGGCGAGTTGTGAGGGGATGAGTCGTTTCCGCCCGCaggacagatggggaaactgaggcatgggtTGAGGGGAGGACAGAGACGGGTGGAGATTCCGATAACCAGGCTCCCCTCCGTGGGGGGCTCGGACCCTGCtcgttgtgtgtgtgtgtgtggtgtctgtatgtgtgcgtgtgtatggGTGGCTGCGCGGCGGGCTTCCATTCGGAACTGCCTGTTCGCTACCGGTCCTACTGTTCGCTGCTGggcctggggggagggaggggggaggtggTCTCGTGCCCATGTGATTCTGGAGGAGTTGGGGgcggggaggaagaaaggagccGGCTCGGCCGCTGCGCAAGGGGCGGAGCGGGCTTCGGCTCGGGTCGTGGGAGGAGGGCGCCGCAGTCCCGCCCCGCCCCCGGGAGTCCCCAGTGCTACTGCTCTCTCCGCCCGCGGGCTGAGCACTCCCCTGCACCTCTCCATTGGAAGCGGGCTATCCCTCCCACGCCCTGCTTCCAGTGTCCATTTCCTTCTTCGCGACCagctctccacccccttccctgtAACCTTCTCCAGTCCCCAGCCCCACCCCCCTCTCGTCTGCGCCCTGCGGGGCAGAACCGGGAAGCGGGTCGGAGTTGCCCGCCAGCCTCTCCCCACCCCtgcccctttctccttcccctaggGCTGCCCAGTATGCCTGTTCCCTCCTCGGCCACGCGCTGCAGAAACACGGGGCAAGTCCTGAGCTCCAGAAGCAAATCCGGCAGTTGGAGGGCCATCTGAGCCTGGGCCGAAAGCGTGAGTGGCCCGTGCCCTCCTCGGGACAGGGGGACTGCTACCGACTTCCCTTCTCAGCCCCTCCCGGTGTTTTCACCCATGatctctttttaaatgttttattgagacttaaaaaaaaaaatctttgtcccTAAGTGAATTTTTCATACGATTTCCTTGACCAAGCAAAACAAACCATCACCTTCCGTTTTATTCCATTCCACCCTCGCTCAGAATCAGGCGGGCTCCTGTCAGTCCCTGATTAGAGTTTTAAGCTGTTCTGTACAATATGGATGAGGTTGATGTAGATACCAAATGTTGAGGAGTGTAGGCACCAGTTGTTGGGGTTCGGTCAAATCACAGCGGCCGCTCTCGTTGCCAACAGGTAGTTTTGTGATAAGAGATTacggacaaaatgaagagatgaaatagatttgggagagcttATAGTCAGCAAGGAAGGGTTTTTAACCGTGACCATGGAAAAGATAAATTCCCCAGGGGAACTCAGATAACCTGGAGAAAGGGAATATGCCCCAAGGGGATATGCTGTTGGGGGGCAGCCTAAATTCGTAAAGAGTATTTAGCATCCCAAAAGAGGTAGTTAGCTATAGGGGAAAGATACCAACGGGGTTAGGCGGAGATGGCCTAGGCCAAGGGCAGATTTATGGGGGAGTGGCTCTGTAAGGTTGAGGTGCTCCCGGTCAGTGCCCTTCTCTGCTTGCCTTAGGGAGTGCTCTTATCAGTACTTAGGGCTCtctctgccaaccccacctagtTACTCAAGACCTCATCAAATATCATGTCAGTGACCTGACTTTATACTGTCTCAGTTCATGGGAGTCTTCCCAAGTTTGTCTAAATTCTTCATCTTTGATTTTGTTACAGTAAAGTAATGCTTTTTTGAAGTATTACATTCTTAACGTTGAGTTCAGCTATTCTCTCATCAGcagtctcattttcttccatttttttttttgctgctacaaaaaagtgctgttataaatatttttgtatgaatgGAGTCTTCCCTCTGACTTTGACCTCTTTGGTATGTATATCTAGTCCTGGTATCACTGGATTAAAGGGCACATACGAGTTAGTGACTTGTTTGCTAgaataccaaattgttttctcACACAGACCAGTTCAGAGCTCTACCAACAGTAGACTTGTGTGCCTGTCTTTTTACAAACGatttaccatttttgtcttttgtcaccTTTGCCACTCTGATTGTGAGATGACCCTATTTTTTAATTAGTCCTTCTTTCTCTTACTAAAGATTTGGAATACATATATTCTTGttgataatttgaatttcttcttttataactgcctcttcatatcctttgaccacttatttgTTGGGTAATGTTCTTCTGTATTTATATCAATTCCCTATTTATCTCCTGTATGCTACTTGTATCAGAGCTTTgtattgcaaagatttttttattccaGTCAGTAGCTTCTCTTCTACTTTTAGCAATATTGttcatgcaaaaacttttaagttttatgTAATTGGAATGACCTACTTTAACTTTTATGATCACCTTTCTCCCTTGTTTGATTAAAAATGCTCTTCTAGCCATAGCTTTGCTCCCTTGTTCTTGTTTCACAGTCGAGGTGGCAGGAAACAAAGTACAAGCAGGAGATTGGAAGGAGAGGAATGGGGGAGGGGTTAAGCCTCTTAATCAAAGGGAAATGGAGATACCATTAGAGTTTGAGgttttcaaagatgaagaaactaaacttGTCTGCCTCAGCCCTCTGCTTGCCCCTTGCTTTTGTCTAAACATTGCTTGCTCTCTGGCCCACTTGGTCCTCCATCTTGTTTTGTTTGCCCGTGGCTGTCTTGTTCATCTCTCTCCTTATTTGCTGCATGTGCCTCACCTGTCTCATCTGTCCCTTTGCCCTTTTCCCATCCAGTTCTTCGCCTGGGTAACTCAGCAGATGCCCTCGAGTCAGCCAAACGGGCTGTGCATCTGTCAGATGTCGTCCTTCGATTCTGCATCACTGTCAGCCATCTCAATCGAGCCCTGTACTTCGCCTGTGACAATGTCTTGTGGGCTGGAAAGGCTGGGTTGGCACCCCTTGTGGACCAGGAGAAGTGGGCCCAACGTTCATTCAGGTTAGAGACCCCTCTGCCCTTGAACTTCATCTCACTTGGGGACTCTCTAAGACCTTGGGAAATAAGCCTTTGGTAAGAGCTGGCCACCCCAGACACCACATTTCGATTCTTCTACTCTGACACTGTGTGAAGGGGGAAGGTATAGGGAACTGGACTCATGAGTCTGAagccttggattcaaatcctgctgtgACTGTTACTGACTACAACTGTGTACAAATCACCGGATCTCTTTGAACCACagcttcttcaactgtaaaaacaGGGACAATAATACTGTTTACTTAAAAGGATTTTTTATGAGATTGAaaaaagataatatgtataaagttcTTTTCAATATGAGGCAATGCCTAAAATGTCTACTATTATGAAATATAAGACAGTCGGTTTTATGGCACCTCGAAGTGACCTTGAGTCTGGAAAACTTGGATATGAATGTGGCCTGTGACACACTGGTTGTGTGACCCAGGCTCTGCAGGTTACCACTCAGTGCTTAGGCTGCTCTGTAAGGTAGAAGTTGTAGAGAAGAGGCAGATCTACATTGATCTTCactacaatgatttttttaaactgatgaaATCCGAGATTGAGTCAAAAAATGGGGGTAGTGTAGTTTGGTTATGATATTGCCCTTTGCCTTTCATTTCTCACTGTCCCTGTCCTCAATCTCTGGTCTCAATTGTTTCCACATGTCTCCCTTTCACcttattccttctctcttctcagacTTCTAGTTATTAGCCAATGTAGAGACTGAGTGTGGAAGTGCCAGTAAGAATCTCTATTTTTGATATAGCACTGTACCAAATGCTGTTGAATAAGATACAAGAAGGGATGAAGTCCTTCACCTTAAGGTTTTTAATTCAGTTATGTCAACATCTGTTAAAGACCTATAAATTTTGATAGCAGTGAGCCAAATTAGGTGAGATTATTATTGAAGTTTTCTTAATTTGGAGTAAGGTTTTAAAAGTAGAGAGGAACTTGAATTAGtactgaaagagaaagaaaacattccaTAATGGGGAAAAGGCATATGTTTAGGGAATtgtctgatttgattttcttgcaAATTAAGAGAAGTTTACTACCTGCTCCCTGGGACACTGAGATCTGATTTCCCTCCATCTTACTGATCCTTTCTATCCTGTGCTTCTGTTTCAGGTATTACTTATTTTCCCTCATCATGAATTTGAGCCGTGATGCCTATGAGATTCGACTACTAATGGAGCAGGAGTCTTCGGCTTGTTGGCGTCGACCGAAGGTGTCGACAGCAGGAAACCTGGGAGGTGGCGAATCCGGGGGTGACCCAAGAGGCAGTCTGCCCCATCTGGCCCTGCAGCTTCGGCTTCGAGTTCTTCTCCTCGCCCGGGTGCTACGAGGCCATCCCCCCCTCCTGCTGGATGTGGTCAGAAATACTTGCGATCTCTTCATCCCACTGGACAAGCTGGGCCTGTGGCGTTGTGGCCCTGGAGTTGTGGGGCTCTGTGGTCTGGTGTCTTCCATCTTATCTATCCTTACTCTACTCTGTCCCTGGCTCCGACTCAAGCCCTAAAACCAAAATATTAGGGTGGAAGAGAATCTGAGCCAGGAATGAGGAGAGGGGGCAGGTTCTTTCTGTTGTTCCATTGTCACCCTGTCTTTCCTTTTAGTTACAACTCAAGTTTGGAAAATTACAGATGAAGAGTGGGGGGAAAGGGTGGCCCTTGGATTCAATGGGATAactctcttcctttcttactgtactgattctttatgtcttttaagtcttctatttttaaattaaattttatttttttcaatcaataaaaatcctccttctctccctcccattcccccattaagaaaggggaaaaaaaaaaaaaaaaaaccactgttCCAAACATTGATGGTTATCTTCTTACTGTTTTTCCAGTCTCAGATTTGTTTTGGAAACTCATTAAATTCCTCCTCATTCTCCATCCAGTATTTAGTTATTAGCTATATTttccttgagggaaggagagatCCATTATGCCTTAGCCATTTCCCTTTCCGTGCAGAGGATGATGGGCAGATTGAGAGCTTTGGTCTCCTTTTGGTTGGAGAGTGTCCCAACAGCCTCTCCTCCCGGCCCGTTTCCCATGGTGTCACCTTAGCCAGTTGGGTTTTCTCCCTCCTCTGTTATCTCACCTCCCTTTGACTTACCCCTTTCCGTCTTCACTCCTGTGCTCTTGGTAATGGCTTCTGTCTCTCAGCTCTCTTTTATCTCCCTCTCGTGATGCTGTGTTCAGCATCCTATTGTAAATACTGTACAATGAAACTGTAAATAACTTTGGCCAAAGCCCTGCTGGCTGGCCAACTCAAAGGGGAGCAAATTAAAGATGAGTCTTGCTCACTGGCCTTTGGTTTGGTCACTTCTGTAGTCGGGCCCTTTGTGGCCTCTGCTCTGGCCCTGCAGGCTCTCTGTGTTGGTCGGGCACAGGGTTGCAGGCTCGGTGCTAGGGATgcagaaggaaggggggaaactGTGACCGGTTTGTCATCCAGGGCCTCAGCTGGGATAGCCACAGGATGACGAGCCACAGGGAGAACTGGTCCCCTTAGAGCCACCGCTTGCTCCTAAAGCCCTCCCAGTTGATTAATCTACGGAATCAGACCAAGAAGCCACAGCTTGTGACAGAGTGAATCTGCTTGGGGTGGGGAAGCATCGTGGTCCTCCTACCTTCCCTATCCCCGATGAATAAAATCAGCTTGGGGGAGCCTAAGCACCCCcccaaagagaaagggagggagaggcgGGATGAATCTCCGCCAGGCCTTCCTGATGAGGCCGCCAGGGGGCAGCAGGGGAGGCTGCGAAGCTCCCTGTAACGGCCCTTGCTTTGGCATGGGGCTCCCTCCAGCCTCCCCAGCATCCCTCCTCCTGGCcagtctgactttatttttagCTGCCAATGGGAGGGGGGCGGGACAGGAGGGTaagtaaagaaaacagaacagGACAGGAGCACAGAGGACTcctcagagagagagaacagcGGCCAGACATGGAGCTCTCCCTCAGCCCTCGCCTCCCTCTCCCCGTGTTGCTCCTGGCAGGTGAGGGAGGTTAACCATTTGGGGCTTGGCGGGGAGGCAGGTGTGTGGGATGTCTTGGGGCTGGGACCTTAGGGGTAAGAATGTCCTTTGTGGAGGGAGGAGACACCCTGCTGCTGGGACCCCTAAGGACAGGGCTCTGAAAAGTGACTTTGAATCCATGTTACTTGTGGACTGATTATTCCCTCCTCTCCCAGGATGATAGTAGGAGCGATTTCCTATGGTGCTGGTGGAAGCTTTTGCTTCGTTATCTGGAATTGGTGCCCAGACTTCTGGAAAATGGGGCAGTTAATGCACCCAGAATGCTCCATGTGGCCCCTTATCCTCAGGGTCCCCCTTGGCCAGAGTGGCTGGCATCATATTTGGCCAATGACCACATGCAGTTCCACCCCCCCATTGGCTTCCTAGTGTCCAGGGGGCCTGAAGATTCATAGGAGATACTCCTTTGTTCTGAAGAGGCATTTGTTAGGAAGGGAGTAGGGGAAGGGATGGTCTGGGAAGTAGGGAGGGAACCCTAAAAGGCGGAGGTGGTTTGGCCACAGTTTAAGGGGATCTTGGCTTTCCCCTATAATCTATGTTTCCCAAAATACCCGTTCTGAGTCTGGAGAGAGCTTGGGTTAGGAAGGAAAGGACCAGCTAGGACATGATGTGGGGTCTCTGGGAGGGGACTAAATTATTCAGGAAGTGAACAGGGGCCTAGTTAGGGAGTGGGATGTCGCTGTGCTGGGAAGGCAGAAGGGTGGTGAAGCTTTGGGACCCCTGTGGTGGGGGCAGAGAGAAGTTTGTGTGTGGGCAGGCTGCCCCACCCCGGTAATTGCTCCTGAGGTTTCCGGGGCTGAGTCCGAAGACATAGGAATCTGTGTGCGCCTGCATGAGACTCACTGACTTGgggagatggagaaacagagggGGGACTTGTGAGAGACAGACGGCCTTCAGTGTCCTGTTCTTTTCAGGCTTAGGTCTAATCCCTGGACCCCACAGGGATTGGGGACTTTTTTCTGGTGCTACAGAAAGCTGCCATTCCCCTACTTTTGTTTGAGCCTCCCAGGTTGGGTGAGGGCAGGCAGGAAAAGCGGGGCTGAGTAACCCGACCCTTTAGATTGATTCTGTGAAAGAGATTTCGGGGGCGGGAATGAATCCACAGCTGTGCATGTCATTGTGGCTAAGGGCCACAGACAGAATGAACAGGACATCTGGATAGAAACAAGGTAGAAGAAGACACCCCTGGGCCAGCAGGCGCAGATGGAAACGCTGCTAGAGCCAGACAAGGAGAGGGCCAGACGGCTCCGGCCAGCATGTCCTAGCTCGAGGTCTCTTCCCTTAGCCAAGCCCTCCTGGGGCTTCCCCTAAGCCCTTCACCTCGTGActgaccctccctccctccatccctccttctccCAGGTTTCTGCCTCTCCTTCAACTTGGACGACAGTCATCCTCGGCTGTTTCACGGGCCACCTGAGGCCGAGTTCGGATACAGTGTCTTGCAGCATGTGGGGGGAGGACGAGGATGGTGAGGGAAGCCTGGGACGACACGGGGTATCGTGATGGTCAAAGGGAACCCgagcaagaaggaaggacaagggCTGGCACTGGGGTGGCGCTGGTTAAGGGGAAGCCGGTGGGGAAACAGAAGGGTAGACTTTAGCTTGGACCACTATTATCTGTCCCCCGCGAGCCATCGATAATCAGAGAATAATTGCCCTTATTTCAGAAGGGATGAGACATCTGGGGTCCTGCTTAAAGTGGGGAATAAACTGGGGTGATCACATACTGAGGTTCTGGCATTGGGACCCCTCTTCAGCTTGTCTTTAGGGTTGTACTCTGGGGAACCATGCTCACGCACAGGCTTGGTCTCGCAGGATGTTGGTGGGGGCCCCTTGGGACGGACCTTCAGGAGACAGGAGAGGGGATGTGTATCTCTGTCCTGTGGAGGAGCGACCTAACGCCTCCTGTGCCAAGGGCCACCTGGGTAAGCAGAGGCCGTTCCCTTTCAGCCTTCTTCTGCACTCTCTGACCCTGGGCCCCGTGTTCCTGACCTCATTCCTCAAACTCCCCACCCCCTAGTAACACTGTCTGAgtattccttccctctcctctcctgacCCACCATCACCTCCAGGTGACTATCCACTGGGAAACTCCTCGAGTCCGGCTGTGAACATGCACCTTGGGATGTCACTGCTGAAAACTGATGTGGATGGGGGCTTTATGGTGAGGGGGTTAATGATGGGGGGTCCATGCTAGGGATCCACTGAGGGGGCAGTTCCGAAAGTTAATGGCGTGGAGAATAGGGAAGGACCAAATGGATGGACACCATGGGGGAGGTAGGAGGTCGGGAACAGCTTGAGAAGGGGAATGGGATCCTGCCCTGGGATCTGGGAATGACGTTTCCGCCATTTCTCTTCCTCAGGCCTGTGCCCCTCTGTGGTCTCGTGCCTGTGGTACTTCCGTGTACAGTTCTGGGATCTGTGCCCAAGTGGATGCCTCATTTCGACCCTGGGGGAGCTTAGCACCTACTGCACAGCGTGAGtggtggggaggggatgggagaagggaaacCTCTCATTaatccatctgtctatctctctattaAGCCCCTGCTCTGTGCCTAAgcacttgatcctcataataacacTGTGAAtaggtattattttcattttataaatgaataaaaaggacttacccatgatcacatagctaataaaaagCAAAGCTAGTTTTTTTACCCACATTCTCTTATTCCTGAACCAGTGTTCTTTGTACTACCCCCACActtttttttccaactcattttctttttttttttttttgtggttatacatgtacattcattttttaaaatcacattttgctgtgaatcatgttgggatagaaatatcagaacaaaaggggaaaaccccaagaagaaaaaaaaaacagaagaaaaaggaaaagaagtaaacatagcatgtattgatttacatttagtgtccatagttctgtctctgggtgcagatggtgttttctatccaaagtttgttgggattgccttggatcactgaaccaccgagaactaagcctttcataattgatcatgtcacagtcttgctgtta includes:
- the PEX11B gene encoding peroxisomal membrane protein 11B, producing MDGWVRFSAQSQARERLCRAAQYACSLLGHALQKHGASPELQKQIRQLEGHLSLGRKLLRLGNSADALESAKRAVHLSDVVLRFCITVSHLNRALYFACDNVLWAGKAGLAPLVDQEKWAQRSFRYYLFSLIMNLSRDAYEIRLLMEQESSACWRRPKVSTAGNLGGGESGGDPRGSLPHLALQLRLRVLLLARVLRGHPPLLLDVVRNTCDLFIPLDKLGLWRCGPGVVGLCGLVSSILSILTLLCPWLRLKP